The proteins below are encoded in one region of Deferribacter autotrophicus:
- a CDS encoding shikimate kinase: MNIYLIGFMGTGKTTVGKILAEKLGRKFYDLDELIERKAGKSIRDIFIDDGEEHFRKIETEVLKEVAGGKGYIIATGGGLLTTEGNYEVMKESGVIITLAASAESIYERLKGDESRPLLMVENVIDEIKRLMFERAPLYIKADYIVDTSDVSPDEVAAEIMEFLDEL; the protein is encoded by the coding sequence ATGAATATTTACCTGATAGGTTTTATGGGAACAGGAAAGACAACGGTGGGGAAAATACTTGCTGAGAAATTAGGAAGGAAATTTTATGACCTTGATGAACTTATAGAGAGAAAAGCAGGCAAATCAATCAGGGATATTTTTATTGATGATGGCGAAGAGCACTTTAGAAAAATTGAGACTGAGGTCTTAAAAGAGGTCGCAGGAGGGAAAGGTTATATTATTGCTACAGGTGGAGGTTTATTGACTACGGAAGGTAACTACGAAGTGATGAAAGAGAGTGGTGTTATAATTACTCTTGCTGCTAGTGCCGAATCGATTTATGAGAGGCTAAAAGGTGATGAAAGCAGACCTCTGCTTATGGTGGAGAATGTTATTGATGAGATTAAAAGACTGATGTTTGAGCGGGCACCTCTTTATATAAAGGCGGATTATATTGTTGATACTTCCGATGTTTCTCCCGATGAAGTGGCTGCTGAAATTATGGAGTTTTTAGATGAGTTATAA
- a CDS encoding transglycosylase domain-containing protein — translation MNFKIIAKSLLFFLLIAIAISFSLLALKTYEDFLLARIEIPKLALQNDSKTTTLKIFASNGNVIFSGYMNFGGLINISKDFKEFDRFYKDYVGFIGKDLLLNKYWDEFYSKNKKYILHNKYKEFLKKHFISRLLKEYSLEKIYEIELNNYLFANGIKGVNGYSVSLFGKDFKNLSYKEKVFLVFCVIYDLKNAESNYPFLSKIADILSGDDARVEFHKPKTLKKYPDYLDGVLAELKNLNVDLKSKSYVVYTNFDEKLYKMSKEIIKNSLSKFKGIEAGFVLVDYFRNEVVSVNGSIRDDFSKNRAVNVRREVGSIFKPITYLTAFYYGFRPSYVLEDKPYKFKEGKQLYSPKNFKNYFMGKTNIRNGLIYSLNNLTVKLAEIVGLERVSRIATRLGFEGVKPFHAMPLGSIPQTPLIVAKVYTAIANYGKKCEITFIKKIVDDDGVVIEPDKKCRRVVDETSAYQVLFLMEKVVKYGTARRKGLIPGTAGKTGTSNDSRDCWFVGIFPPYVAVLWVGYDDFRTVGEDATGGKIAAPIIAKIEKNLLKNVKKVSFKVPKGVALKKVVRNEDLLYSDNCGNYYYEMLKKENLPRKCAQDLMVKRVKK, via the coding sequence ATGAATTTTAAAATTATTGCTAAAAGTTTATTGTTTTTTTTGTTAATAGCTATCGCTATTTCTTTTTCTTTACTTGCTTTAAAAACTTATGAAGATTTTTTATTAGCTCGAATCGAAATTCCAAAACTAGCTCTTCAAAATGATTCTAAAACTACGACTTTGAAAATATTTGCTTCAAATGGAAATGTTATTTTTTCGGGGTATATGAATTTTGGTGGATTGATTAATATCAGTAAGGATTTCAAAGAGTTTGATAGGTTTTACAAAGATTACGTTGGTTTTATTGGAAAAGACCTTTTATTAAATAAATATTGGGATGAGTTTTATTCCAAAAATAAAAAATATATTTTGCATAATAAATATAAAGAGTTTTTAAAAAAACATTTTATCAGTCGTCTGTTAAAAGAGTATTCGTTAGAGAAAATTTATGAAATAGAATTAAACAACTATCTTTTTGCAAATGGGATCAAAGGGGTTAACGGATATTCAGTCAGTTTGTTTGGCAAAGATTTTAAAAATTTGTCCTATAAAGAGAAGGTTTTTCTGGTTTTTTGCGTGATTTATGATTTAAAAAATGCAGAGAGTAATTACCCTTTTTTATCAAAGATAGCAGATATTTTAAGCGGGGATGATGCTAGGGTAGAGTTTCATAAACCTAAAACATTGAAAAAATATCCGGATTATCTTGATGGTGTTTTGGCAGAATTAAAAAATTTAAATGTTGATTTGAAGAGTAAGAGTTATGTGGTTTATACAAATTTTGATGAGAAACTGTATAAAATGAGCAAAGAAATTATTAAAAATTCTTTGAGTAAATTTAAAGGTATTGAAGCTGGTTTTGTCCTGGTGGATTATTTTAGAAATGAAGTTGTGTCAGTTAACGGTTCCATACGGGATGATTTTTCAAAAAATAGAGCAGTAAATGTTAGAAGGGAAGTTGGGTCTATTTTTAAACCGATTACTTATCTTACAGCTTTTTATTATGGCTTTAGACCTTCTTACGTTTTGGAGGATAAGCCGTATAAATTCAAAGAAGGTAAGCAACTATATTCACCAAAAAACTTTAAAAACTATTTCATGGGTAAGACAAATATAAGAAACGGCCTGATTTATTCACTAAATAATCTTACCGTAAAACTTGCTGAAATTGTTGGTCTGGAAAGGGTGTCTAGGATAGCTACAAGATTGGGGTTTGAGGGTGTAAAGCCATTTCACGCTATGCCTCTTGGATCGATTCCGCAAACACCTTTGATAGTGGCAAAGGTTTACACTGCAATTGCAAATTATGGTAAAAAGTGTGAAATTACATTTATAAAGAAAATAGTAGATGATGATGGTGTGGTAATAGAACCTGATAAAAAGTGTAGACGGGTGGTGGATGAGACTTCTGCTTATCAGGTTTTGTTTTTGATGGAAAAAGTTGTGAAATATGGAACAGCCAGGAGGAAGGGGTTAATTCCAGGAACTGCCGGCAAGACCGGGACAAGCAACGATAGTAGAGATTGCTGGTTTGTGGGAATTTTCCCCCCTTATGTGGCGGTGTTGTGGGTGGGGTATGATGATTTTAGAACTGTTGGCGAAGATGCAACAGGAGGTAAAATTGCAGCTCCAATAATTGCAAAGATAGAGAAAAATTTGTTAAAGAACGTAAAAAAGGTGAGTTTTAAAGTGCCAAAGGGTGTTGCTCTTAAAAAAGTTGTGAGAAATGAGGATTTGCTTTATTCAGATAATTGTGGAAATTATTATTATGAAATGTTAAAAAAAGAAAATCTGCCGAGGAAATGTGCACAAGATTTAATGGTAAAAAGAGTAAAAAAATAG
- a CDS encoding XTP/dITP diphosphatase, with protein sequence MKKLFVATKNKGKLKEIAEILKPIEVLSAFDVINENVDVEESGATFEENAKLKGETLSKFVEGYIIADDSGLEVDALNGAPGVFSARFAGENATDEENNRLLLDKLKGVPLEKRGAKFVCVIALCKDGETVATFRGECEGRIAFEMRGSNGFGYDPLFLLSDGRTMAELEAEEKNEISHRRKALEQLKFYLNNEF encoded by the coding sequence GTGAAGAAACTTTTTGTTGCAACAAAGAATAAGGGAAAATTGAAAGAGATTGCAGAAATATTAAAGCCTATAGAGGTGCTTTCTGCATTTGATGTTATTAATGAAAATGTTGATGTCGAAGAGAGTGGTGCTACATTTGAAGAAAATGCAAAACTAAAAGGTGAGACTTTATCAAAGTTTGTGGAAGGTTATATAATTGCAGATGATTCTGGGCTGGAAGTGGATGCACTTAATGGCGCACCTGGAGTGTTTTCTGCAAGATTTGCCGGAGAGAATGCAACTGATGAGGAGAATAACAGATTGCTACTTGATAAGTTAAAGGGTGTTCCTTTGGAGAAAAGGGGGGCAAAGTTTGTCTGCGTGATAGCCCTCTGCAAAGACGGAGAGACAGTTGCTACATTTAGAGGTGAATGTGAAGGCAGAATTGCATTTGAAATGAGGGGAAGTAACGGGTTTGGTTACGACCCTCTATTTTTGCTTTCAGATGGTAGAACAATGGCCGAGCTTGAAGCTGAAGAAAAAAATGAGATTAGTCATCGAAGAAAGGCTTTGGAGCAGTTAAAATTTTATCTGAATAATGAATTTTAA
- the rph gene encoding ribonuclease PH: MRSDGRRNDEMRLIKITTDYIRYPEGSVLIEFGETKVICNASVTDGVPPFLKGSGTGWVTAEYSMLPRATHTRNVREAQKGKLSGRTQEISRLIGRSLRSVVDMTKLGERTVVIDCDVIQADGGTRTASISGGFVALYLAFERLVESGEMEENPINDFVAAVSVGLVNDEVVLDLNYEEDSAATVDMNVVATSNGEIIEIQGTGEERPFDRKLLDKMLDTAFIGIKNIISAQKEALKK; the protein is encoded by the coding sequence ATGAGAAGTGATGGCAGAAGAAATGATGAAATGAGACTTATTAAAATAACTACTGATTATATAAGATATCCGGAGGGCTCGGTATTGATAGAGTTTGGTGAAACAAAGGTTATCTGTAATGCATCGGTAACCGATGGCGTACCTCCGTTTTTAAAAGGTTCTGGCACAGGTTGGGTAACGGCAGAGTATTCTATGCTTCCAAGAGCAACACATACAAGAAATGTGCGTGAGGCTCAAAAGGGTAAACTATCAGGAAGGACTCAAGAGATATCAAGACTTATAGGTAGGTCGTTGAGATCTGTGGTGGATATGACCAAACTTGGTGAGAGAACCGTGGTTATAGATTGTGATGTGATCCAGGCTGATGGCGGCACAAGAACAGCATCCATTTCAGGAGGTTTTGTGGCACTTTATTTAGCTTTTGAAAGACTCGTGGAAAGCGGGGAAATGGAAGAAAATCCTATTAATGATTTTGTGGCTGCTGTGAGTGTGGGGCTTGTAAATGATGAGGTAGTTTTGGATTTGAACTATGAAGAGGATTCTGCAGCTACAGTGGATATGAATGTAGTAGCTACAAGTAATGGTGAGATTATTGAAATTCAAGGGACAGGAGAAGAAAGACCTTTTGATAGAAAGTTGCTTGATAAAATGCTTGATACTGCATTCATTGGGATAAAAAATATTATATCTGCTCAAAAAGAGGCATTGAAAAAGTGA
- a CDS encoding GerMN domain-containing protein — MKRFLYLIIGFLVILFFLFSIRIYDAYFIDIESNKLIPKKVVVINPFYQKNVYAFLLLNKLKVEKGDHTISAVGEFVKFQDVNIKNGFCKIRLSFLKGFQNGSNSEYLFLKSLLKTLKSFDSNIKVFKIDVVNSEAFTQIDYNCAMTLENDEIKIIEGSCDEK; from the coding sequence ATGAAAAGATTTTTATACCTGATAATTGGTTTTCTTGTTATTTTGTTTTTTTTATTTTCTATTAGAATTTATGATGCATATTTTATAGATATTGAAAGTAACAAGTTAATACCAAAAAAAGTTGTAGTGATAAACCCTTTTTATCAAAAAAATGTGTATGCATTTTTGCTTTTAAATAAACTAAAAGTGGAAAAAGGTGATCATACCATTTCAGCCGTAGGAGAATTTGTCAAGTTTCAAGATGTGAATATTAAAAACGGTTTCTGCAAAATACGTTTAAGTTTTTTAAAAGGGTTTCAAAATGGTAGTAATAGTGAGTATCTTTTTTTAAAATCCTTACTTAAAACTTTAAAATCCTTTGATAGTAACATAAAGGTATTTAAGATTGATGTTGTAAATAGTGAGGCATTTACACAAATAGATTATAATTGTGCTATGACATTAGAAAATGATGAAATAAAGATTATAGAAGGGAGTTGCGATGAGAAGTGA
- a CDS encoding iron-containing alcohol dehydrogenase: MKNNYFEFHAPTKILAGFDALDNLLFELEVLHCKNPLIITDYGVKQAGLLKLVEKILFEQNINYHLFDNVPPDSSLETVKDVANQFKMYQCDCLIAVGGGSVIDTAKGANIAISYNENDLIKLAGADRLDKKTKPLIVIPTTSGTGSEATLVAVISDEKRGVKLPFASNFLLPDVAILDARMTETLPPKLTAATAMDALTHAIEAYLCLQKNPISDSFSITAIKLISQNLLKVIEKPKDKYLRLNLAVASTCAGIAFSNSMVGIIHAIGHSVGAVSKVPHGIAMAILLPHGIEFYLQNKKEDIGNLLLFLSDENSFISSQDKSGDTIKIIKDLLKTLNEKTGLPITLKEAGVKKEDFNKIAELSLNDGAITFSPVYADKNNILQLLNEAYE; encoded by the coding sequence ATGAAAAATAATTATTTTGAATTCCATGCACCCACAAAGATTCTTGCCGGATTTGATGCTTTGGACAATCTCCTCTTTGAGCTTGAAGTATTGCACTGTAAAAATCCGCTTATCATTACTGATTATGGAGTTAAACAAGCTGGGCTCTTAAAACTTGTTGAAAAGATACTCTTTGAGCAAAATATTAACTACCACCTCTTTGATAATGTACCACCAGATTCATCCCTTGAAACTGTTAAGGATGTTGCTAACCAATTTAAAATGTATCAATGCGATTGTCTTATAGCAGTTGGCGGTGGATCAGTTATTGATACAGCTAAAGGCGCAAATATAGCTATCAGTTATAATGAAAATGATCTTATAAAATTAGCTGGTGCTGATAGATTAGATAAGAAAACAAAACCTTTGATTGTCATACCTACCACAAGTGGTACAGGTTCAGAAGCAACCCTTGTAGCTGTGATATCCGATGAAAAAAGAGGGGTAAAACTCCCTTTTGCCTCCAATTTTCTTTTACCTGATGTAGCCATTTTGGATGCAAGAATGACGGAAACCTTACCACCAAAACTAACTGCAGCTACAGCTATGGATGCACTCACCCACGCCATTGAAGCATATTTGTGTTTACAAAAAAATCCCATATCTGATTCTTTTTCCATAACCGCCATCAAGCTAATCAGCCAAAATTTGCTGAAAGTAATTGAAAAACCAAAAGATAAATATTTGAGATTAAATCTTGCCGTCGCATCCACATGTGCAGGGATAGCTTTCTCAAATTCTATGGTAGGAATAATCCACGCCATAGGACATTCTGTTGGTGCAGTTTCCAAGGTCCCTCATGGCATTGCTATGGCAATATTGTTACCCCATGGAATTGAATTTTATCTTCAAAATAAAAAAGAAGATATTGGCAACCTTTTGCTTTTTCTTTCAGATGAAAATAGTTTTATTAGCTCGCAGGATAAATCCGGTGATACAATCAAAATTATTAAAGATTTATTAAAGACATTAAACGAAAAAACCGGATTACCAATTACACTGAAAGAGGCAGGTGTAAAAAAAGAGGATTTTAATAAAATTGCTGAATTATCCTTAAATGACGGTGCAATTACATTCTCCCCTGTATATGCCGACAAAAATAACATACTACAATTACTTAATGAGGCATACGAATGA
- a CDS encoding aldehyde ferredoxin oxidoreductase family protein, translating into MKVVEGFSNKLLTIDLTNKSFEISQIPMEDRIKYLGAKGLGLKLFYDNFPGKIDPLSPENIIVIMPGILMGTNAPCSGRFHAITISPLTGIIGTSSCGGPFGMSLKKNGFDALIIKGKAENPTFLVIDEKGVTFESASEIWGKDTHHTQDYLSKYGDGILAIGPAGEHLVRYANVISRHRFLGRCGFGAVFGSKNLKGIVAKKGEYKILPKNKVLFDKLRKKGLNYINRNQFTAYNYRNYGTSSNVNFTNPKGAMPAYNFRDGYDPQSVNLSGEKMAELFHSKHHTCKPCSILCGHKGIINGKEMAIPEYETVTLLGSNLGIFDPAKIAEWNDLCSKMGLDTISLGGTLAWAMEANEKGIFKSELTFGKEDNIADTILKIAHRVDIGDKLAEGVKRLAEEHGGNEFAIHIKGLEISGYDPRAAFGQALSFATANRGGCHLSAYPVGLEIIFDLLNPYSEKGKADYTIFFENLFNCINSLQTCLFTAFAYLFEAPLTKYTPHFLLKFIMTNFPKIAISLVDFSLYHKMWVAVTGLNITAKEFITAGERIHVLERYMNCLLGVSRNDDILPARLISKSRQSDKKQKLPPIDKMLKAYYKKRGYDKNGKPTEKLLKKLQII; encoded by the coding sequence ATGAAAGTGGTTGAAGGCTTCTCTAATAAGCTGCTTACTATAGACCTTACCAACAAGAGTTTTGAAATCTCTCAAATACCAATGGAAGATAGAATAAAATACCTAGGTGCAAAAGGGTTAGGTTTAAAATTATTTTACGACAATTTTCCCGGTAAAATCGATCCACTCTCTCCCGAAAACATTATAGTAATAATGCCTGGTATTTTAATGGGTACAAATGCGCCTTGCTCTGGAAGATTTCATGCAATCACCATCTCTCCTCTTACCGGGATTATCGGCACATCATCTTGTGGTGGTCCATTTGGCATGTCTCTTAAAAAAAACGGCTTTGATGCACTGATAATTAAAGGTAAAGCTGAAAACCCTACCTTTTTAGTAATTGATGAAAAAGGCGTTACATTTGAATCGGCTTCTGAAATATGGGGAAAAGATACTCACCACACACAAGATTATCTCAGCAAATATGGCGATGGTATTTTAGCCATTGGCCCTGCAGGAGAACATCTTGTAAGATATGCGAACGTAATTTCTAGACACAGATTTCTTGGTAGATGCGGATTCGGCGCAGTATTCGGTTCTAAAAATCTAAAAGGGATTGTTGCTAAAAAAGGTGAGTATAAGATATTGCCTAAAAATAAAGTACTTTTTGATAAACTTCGAAAAAAAGGTTTAAATTATATAAATAGAAATCAATTTACAGCATACAACTATAGAAATTATGGCACATCTTCAAATGTAAATTTTACAAACCCAAAAGGTGCAATGCCTGCATATAATTTTAGAGACGGCTATGATCCCCAATCCGTTAACCTCTCCGGCGAAAAAATGGCAGAACTTTTCCATTCAAAGCATCATACCTGCAAACCATGCTCCATACTTTGTGGACACAAAGGTATCATTAATGGAAAAGAGATGGCCATACCGGAATACGAAACAGTTACATTGCTTGGCAGCAACCTCGGAATCTTTGATCCCGCAAAAATTGCAGAATGGAACGACTTATGTTCTAAAATGGGATTAGATACCATTTCTCTCGGCGGTACTCTTGCATGGGCTATGGAAGCTAATGAAAAAGGGATATTTAAAAGCGAATTAACATTTGGAAAAGAAGACAACATTGCTGATACAATTCTTAAGATTGCTCATAGAGTGGATATTGGAGATAAACTTGCAGAAGGGGTAAAAAGGCTTGCCGAAGAACACGGTGGGAATGAATTTGCCATCCATATCAAAGGGCTCGAAATTTCAGGTTATGATCCCAGAGCAGCCTTTGGGCAGGCGTTATCTTTTGCTACTGCTAATAGAGGAGGTTGTCATCTATCTGCATATCCAGTTGGTCTTGAAATAATTTTTGACCTCTTAAACCCCTACAGTGAAAAAGGGAAAGCTGATTACACAATCTTTTTTGAAAACCTTTTTAATTGTATCAATTCACTACAAACATGTCTTTTCACTGCTTTTGCATATCTTTTTGAAGCACCACTAACAAAATATACTCCGCATTTTCTCTTAAAATTTATCATGACAAATTTCCCAAAAATTGCCATATCGTTGGTTGATTTCTCTCTTTATCACAAAATGTGGGTGGCAGTAACAGGACTAAATATAACAGCTAAAGAATTTATTACCGCAGGAGAAAGAATACATGTTCTTGAAAGATATATGAACTGTCTCCTTGGAGTATCTAGAAATGATGATATACTTCCTGCAAGATTAATTTCAAAGTCAAGACAGTCAGATAAAAAACAAAAACTTCCGCCCATCGATAAAATGTTAAAAGCTTATTATAAAAAAAGAGGATACGATAAAAACGGTAAACCAACGGAAAAATTACTAAAAAAATTACAAATTATTTGA
- a CDS encoding cupin domain-containing protein, whose product MEVIKYHKAESYEPEKNWKRVSLCNQKDISIEYFIKPPKHSSPKHKHPNAQVLIVLEGKLAVWTEKDGEVILDKYDTVYIEGDEEHIVTNPLDEPSVGIDIFVPGRSFDFWLKRKELLK is encoded by the coding sequence ATGGAAGTTATTAAATATCACAAAGCTGAAAGTTATGAGCCTGAGAAAAATTGGAAGCGTGTAAGTCTTTGTAATCAAAAAGATATATCCATTGAATATTTTATAAAGCCTCCAAAACACTCTTCTCCAAAACATAAGCATCCAAATGCTCAGGTGTTGATTGTATTAGAAGGTAAGCTTGCTGTGTGGACTGAAAAGGATGGAGAAGTGATACTCGATAAGTATGATACAGTGTATATTGAAGGGGATGAAGAGCATATTGTAACAAATCCCCTTGATGAACCCTCAGTGGGAATTGATATTTTTGTCCCAGGCAGATCCTTTGATTTTTGGCTTAAAAGAAAAGAGTTGCTCAAATAA
- a CDS encoding chemotaxis protein CheW produces MCPEQVSQNDFEEIVKEEDIIQLVGFKLGDEEYAIDILKVQEIIRMVEITSVPRVDHFVLGVMNLRGKVIPVVDLRLRFNLDKSDFDKNTRIIVVNFEKESIGFVVDEVTEVMRITKSIVEPTPPLVGSVGQEYILGICKYNERLIILLDIDRVIFGEGKYDDSELKKKFFTKPESVGASQFVESDRDVEETVVNDSKVDISIEKESKQPEKEAIEKDEVKEAELDYVNENMIGVEESSEKIEEDVTISQTEEIGVEDIDDIDALIAQELAKREKETEELIKKKKARLPDTQEVLEDALKQSEEVLGNEEEYVSQDDLDALIAQELAKREKETEELIKRKKEKKNLNDEDSCESNVVDEVESFADKDLDSKNSDSIIIERDSLEELKSIAEKIINGETAELDIDIKGEIGELLKLLVETKRKVDEVEPTVDDSSRRIPSVKDSLDDVTERAENAAFNLMNNVEKMLSVYKSIEDDLSSLEKYISSADKNSALSQIENIEKRLAELDNMGFEMLNSLEFQDITEQKIRKIISYTEEIGAKFGAILGYMKVKQMQGEQFSVSQEEVDKLLSDFGLN; encoded by the coding sequence TGTTCTTGGGGTAATGAATTTAAGAGGTAAAGTTATTCCTGTAGTGGATTTAAGATTGAGATTTAATCTTGATAAAAGCGATTTTGATAAAAACACAAGGATAATTGTTGTTAATTTTGAGAAGGAAAGTATTGGGTTTGTTGTAGATGAAGTTACTGAAGTGATGAGAATTACTAAAAGTATTGTAGAGCCTACACCCCCTTTGGTGGGGTCAGTGGGGCAAGAATATATTCTTGGTATTTGTAAATATAATGAACGTTTAATAATACTGCTTGATATCGATAGAGTTATTTTTGGAGAAGGGAAATATGATGATAGTGAGTTAAAGAAAAAGTTTTTTACTAAGCCTGAAAGTGTGGGTGCTTCTCAATTTGTTGAATCAGATAGGGATGTTGAAGAAACTGTTGTAAATGATAGCAAAGTTGATATTAGCATTGAAAAAGAATCAAAACAACCTGAGAAAGAAGCTATAGAAAAAGATGAAGTGAAAGAAGCTGAGTTAGATTATGTAAATGAAAATATGATTGGGGTAGAGGAAAGCTCTGAAAAAATAGAAGAAGATGTAACAATATCTCAGACTGAAGAAATTGGCGTTGAAGATATTGATGACATAGATGCTTTGATTGCACAAGAATTGGCTAAGCGTGAGAAAGAAACTGAAGAGTTGATTAAAAAGAAAAAAGCGAGATTACCAGATACTCAAGAAGTTTTGGAGGATGCATTAAAACAAAGTGAAGAAGTGTTGGGTAATGAAGAAGAATATGTATCACAAGATGATCTCGATGCTTTGATTGCTCAAGAGTTAGCCAAACGAGAAAAAGAAACAGAAGAATTAATAAAAAGAAAAAAAGAAAAAAAAAATTTAAATGATGAAGATAGTTGTGAAAGTAATGTAGTAGATGAAGTTGAAAGTTTTGCAGATAAAGATTTGGATTCTAAAAATTCTGATTCAATAATAATTGAAAGAGATTCGTTAGAAGAATTAAAAAGTATAGCCGAAAAAATTATAAATGGTGAGACAGCAGAGCTTGATATTGATATAAAAGGTGAAATAGGTGAATTATTGAAATTACTTGTAGAAACTAAAAGAAAAGTGGACGAAGTAGAGCCCACTGTAGATGATTCATCTAGACGGATCCCTTCAGTAAAAGATTCCCTTGATGATGTAACCGAAAGGGCTGAAAATGCTGCATTTAACCTAATGAACAATGTTGAAAAAATGTTATCAGTATATAAGTCTATTGAAGATGATCTAAGTAGTCTGGAGAAATACATATCTAGTGCTGATAAAAATTCAGCACTATCCCAAATTGAAAACATAGAAAAGAGATTGGCTGAACTTGATAATATGGGATTTGAAATGTTGAATTCGCTTGAGTTCCAGGATATTACAGAGCAGAAAATAAGGAAAATTATAAGCTATACTGAAGAGATTGGTGCAAAATTTGGAGCAATTTTAGGGTATATGAAAGTAAAGCAGATGCAAGGTGAACAGTTTAGTGTTAGTCAGGAAGAAGTAGATAAGTTGTTGAGTGATTTTGGGTTGAATTAG